The Camelina sativa cultivar DH55 chromosome 14, Cs, whole genome shotgun sequence genome includes a window with the following:
- the LOC104739994 gene encoding uncharacterized protein LOC104739994, whose amino-acid sequence MMNSCGVQQQNAFEEMRRNAVFSSDRRDAVICPKPRRLGVLSSRSLRWQLNHQMELCESNSRSEILDFILANKGSGGGGGEQEASPPLFFTGSPPSRVSNPLTKDSLFRQELLVVAPPTPSTPRGATKPQPPSSPRNGSCVRAAATSFGIDPVVRVVGFDCDRRSSNHRSVSTLA is encoded by the exons ATGATGAACAGCTGTGGAGTCCAACAACAAAACGCCTTTGAAGAGATGAGGAGAAACGCCGTCTTTTCTTCTGATCGCCGTGACGCCGTGATTTGTCCTAAACCTCGTCGCCTCGGTGTTCTCTCTTCTCGATCTCTCCGTTGGCAACTCAA TCATCAGATGGAGTTATGTGAATCGAATTCAAGAAGCGAGATTTTGGATTTCATCCTCGCTAATAag ggtagtggtggtggtggtggggagcaAGAGGCGTCTCCTCCTTTGTTCTTCACAGGGTCACCTCCAAGTAGAGTTTCTAACCCATTAACAAAAGACTCACTTTTTCGACAAGAGCTTCTCGTGGTGGCTCCTCCTACTCCATCGACTCCTCGTGGTGCTACCAAACCGCAGCCTCCGTCTTCACCAAGGAACGGGAGTTGCGTTAGGGCTGCGGCGACCAGCTTCGGGATTGATCCCGTCGTTCGTGTCGTTGGATTCGATTGTGACAGGCGCAGCAGCAACCACCGTAGCGTTTCGACTCTTGCTTAA
- the LOC104739995 gene encoding zinc finger protein JAGGED-like, with the protein MRAEDNNTLDLNNLPDDPSRENFPFFEEGSSSSSSSGGFKEKQTKDGKEYECRFCSLKFFKSQALGGHMNRHRQEREMESLNKARELVLRSDSFPPHQGPPSFSYHQGDAHIGDVITPFRPMVYPPRHFSLSSSSSTLPSQQLQPPCLYPPPSSLFSQHRTKDYYIGNNRQQTLTHTVCSGRALPDSSYTFISAPLANGYRVAPQLHLPLPPHHGL; encoded by the exons AT GAGAGCTGAAGATAATAACACTTTAGATCTCAATAACTTACCTGATGATCCTTCTAGAGAAAATTTCCCATTCTTTGAAGAaggctcctcttcctcttcctcttctg GAGGTTTTAAGGAGAAGCAAACCAAAGACGGGAAAGAGTATGAATGTAGATTTTGTTCACTCAAGTTCTTCAAATCTCAAGCTCTCGGTGGCCATATGAACCGCCACCGTCAAG AAAGAGAGATGGAGTCACTAAACAAAGCTCGTGAACTTGTTCTTCGCAGCGATAGCTTTCCTCCTCATCAAGGACCTCCATCGTTCAG TTATCATCAAGGAGATGCGCATATAGGAGACGTAATAACACCATTCAGACCAATGGTGTATCCACCAAGACATTTctccctctcttcctcttcttccaccCTCCCGTCTCAGCAGTTGCAGCCACCATGTCTTTATCCTCCGCCGTCGTCACTGTTTTCTCAACATAGGACTAAAGATTACTACATAGGCAACAACCGTCAGCAAACCCTAACTCATACCGTTTGCAGTGGTCGTGCACTACCTGACTCGAGTTACACCTTCATCAGTGCACCACTGGCTAACGGTTATAGAGTTGCTCCTCAACTTCATCTACCTCTACCTCCACATCATGGTCTAtga